In a single window of the Cupriavidus sp. P-10 genome:
- a CDS encoding carbon-phosphorus lyase complex subunit PhnI, with amino-acid sequence MYVAVKGGERAILNSYQMLDAYRRGDTALPELTLAQIREQMPLAVSRVMAEGSLYDPHLAALALKQAAGDQIEAVFLLRAYRTTLARFGYTVPVDTGAMRLQRRISSTFKDVPGGQVLGPTYDYTQRLLDFSLEAGREPAPLPPSAEPLPASMPRVTGLLEAEQLVEADEIPVGDPAPPDLTREPLTFPASRAARLQNLARADEGFLLSMGYSTQRGYGNSHPFAAEIRYGTAEVELFVEELGFAVTIGEIELTECQMVSQFAGNADEAPRFTRGYGLVFGYNERKAMSMALTDRAMRAAELGEAADAPANDIEFMLYHSDNVEASGFVQHLKLPHYVDFQANLELLRRLRGEQAGTITTAAPAGSQPESQPRPQPQEESLA; translated from the coding sequence ATGTATGTAGCCGTCAAAGGTGGCGAACGCGCCATCCTGAATTCCTACCAGATGCTCGACGCCTACCGCCGCGGCGACACGGCGCTGCCGGAGCTGACGCTGGCGCAGATCCGCGAGCAGATGCCGCTGGCCGTGTCGCGCGTGATGGCCGAGGGCTCGCTGTACGACCCGCACCTGGCCGCGCTGGCGCTGAAGCAGGCCGCCGGCGACCAGATCGAGGCGGTGTTCCTGTTGCGCGCGTATCGGACCACGCTGGCGCGCTTTGGCTATACGGTGCCTGTCGATACCGGCGCGATGCGCCTGCAGCGCCGGATTTCGTCGACCTTCAAGGACGTGCCCGGCGGCCAGGTACTCGGGCCGACCTATGACTACACGCAGCGCCTGCTGGACTTTTCACTCGAAGCCGGCCGCGAGCCCGCGCCGCTGCCGCCATCGGCCGAGCCGCTGCCCGCCAGCATGCCGCGCGTGACCGGCTTGCTGGAAGCGGAACAACTGGTCGAAGCCGACGAGATCCCCGTGGGCGACCCCGCCCCGCCCGACCTGACGCGCGAACCGCTGACCTTCCCCGCCAGCCGCGCCGCGCGCCTGCAGAACCTGGCGCGCGCCGATGAAGGCTTCCTGCTGTCGATGGGCTATTCCACGCAGCGCGGCTATGGCAACTCGCACCCGTTCGCGGCGGAAATCCGCTATGGCACCGCCGAGGTCGAACTGTTTGTCGAAGAGCTCGGCTTCGCGGTGACGATCGGCGAGATCGAACTGACCGAATGCCAGATGGTCAGCCAGTTCGCCGGCAACGCCGACGAAGCGCCGCGCTTCACGCGTGGCTACGGCCTGGTGTTCGGCTACAACGAGCGCAAGGCCATGTCGATGGCGCTGACCGATCGCGCCATGCGCGCCGCCGAACTGGGCGAAGCCGCCGACGCCCCGGCCAACGATATCGAATTCATGCTGTACCACAGCGACAACGTCGAGGCCTCCGGCTTCGTGCAACACCTGAAGCTGCCGCACTACGTGGACTTCCAGGCCAACCTGGAACTGCTGCGCCGCCTGCGCGGCGAGCAGGCAGGCACGATCACAACCGCAGCGCCGGCGGGGTCGCAACCTGAATCGCAACCCCGGCCCCAGCCGCAAGAGGAGTCGCTGGCATGA
- the phnH gene encoding phosphonate C-P lyase system protein PhnH: MTSAQSSATPVLSAATSLVPGFDNPVDDAQQVFRATLHAFAHPGQIQSLPVTSGLPDGLSPALAALLLTLADPDTPVWLPAGVPAAARAFLRFHCGCPLTDDLRAATFVCVPAGHAMPALAECAQGESAFPDRSATLLVEVASLDDGDTFTLCGPGIEHTQTLRVAGLPADFRGAWRANNAGFPLGVDLLLASGDRFCALTRTTQMEA; this comes from the coding sequence ATGACATCCGCCCAATCCTCCGCAACGCCGGTGCTGTCCGCCGCCACCTCGCTGGTGCCTGGCTTTGACAACCCGGTCGACGATGCACAGCAGGTATTCCGCGCCACGCTGCATGCCTTCGCCCATCCCGGACAAATCCAGTCCCTGCCGGTGACCAGCGGCCTGCCCGACGGCCTGTCGCCGGCGCTGGCCGCGCTGCTGCTGACGCTGGCCGATCCCGATACCCCGGTGTGGTTGCCCGCGGGCGTGCCCGCCGCGGCGCGCGCGTTCCTGCGCTTCCATTGCGGTTGTCCGCTGACCGACGACCTCCGCGCCGCCACCTTCGTGTGCGTGCCCGCCGGCCACGCCATGCCGGCGCTGGCAGAGTGCGCGCAGGGCGAGTCCGCTTTCCCGGACCGCTCGGCCACGCTGTTGGTGGAAGTCGCTTCGCTGGACGACGGCGACACCTTCACGCTGTGCGGCCCCGGCATCGAGCACACGCAAACGCTGCGCGTGGCCGGCCTGCCGGCGGACTTCCGCGGCGCCTGGCGCGCCAACAACGCCGGCTTTCCGCTGGGCGTCGACCTGTTGCTCGCCAGCGGCGACCGGTTCTGCGCGCTGACGCGCACCACGCAGATGGAGGCCTGA
- the phnG gene encoding phosphonate C-P lyase system protein PhnG codes for MMQSENAGPATTDANAARAAWLRILAMAPTEALDAAYARLGQSAALPAWRLLRKPESGMAMVRARAGGTGAQFNLGEITVTRCAVVLEDGDAGGTVGVAYVQGRSTQHAQHAAVLDALLQRPAWHRRVHDAVLAPLADAHAARTAQQAAVAAQTRVEFFTMVRGED; via the coding sequence ATGATGCAAAGCGAAAACGCCGGTCCGGCAACGACCGATGCGAACGCGGCCCGCGCTGCCTGGCTGCGAATCCTGGCGATGGCGCCAACCGAGGCGCTCGATGCGGCCTACGCGCGACTGGGCCAGTCAGCGGCCCTGCCCGCGTGGCGCCTGCTGCGCAAGCCGGAGTCCGGCATGGCGATGGTGCGGGCGCGTGCCGGCGGCACCGGCGCGCAGTTCAACCTCGGCGAGATCACGGTCACGCGCTGCGCGGTCGTGCTGGAAGACGGCGATGCCGGCGGCACCGTGGGTGTTGCCTATGTACAAGGCCGCAGCACACAGCACGCGCAGCATGCCGCGGTGCTGGATGCGCTGCTGCAGCGCCCGGCGTGGCACCGGCGCGTGCACGACGCCGTGCTGGCGCCGCTGGCCGACGCCCATGCCGCGCGCACGGCGCAGCAGGCCGCCGTCGCCGCGCAGACGCGCGTGGAGTTCTTCACCATGGTCCGGGGAGAGGACTGA
- the phnF gene encoding phosphonate metabolism transcriptional regulator PhnF, translating to MSDREVERGSGVAVWRQIGEALADDIRNKLYQPGEQLPPEPELATRFAVNRHTIRRAMGELELSGLVRIEQGRGTFVQEHAIDYAIGRRTRFSRNLAAQGMRGHTEIIGCQELRAPEIARHLGLARTAPVLHVQMRGQAEARTIDVAEHYFDPKRFPGLDEVLRAQQSVSRALAHFGIADYTRKWSRITAAMPSAPVARLLNQPKTRPVLQVEALNVDIDGAPVQYSVTRFAGDWVQLTVSDSD from the coding sequence ATGTCTGATCGGGAAGTAGAACGGGGTTCCGGCGTGGCAGTCTGGCGCCAGATCGGCGAGGCGCTGGCGGACGACATCCGCAACAAGCTGTACCAGCCCGGTGAGCAACTGCCGCCGGAGCCGGAGCTGGCGACACGCTTCGCCGTGAACCGGCACACCATCCGGCGCGCCATGGGCGAGCTGGAACTGAGCGGGCTGGTGCGCATCGAGCAGGGGCGCGGCACTTTCGTGCAGGAGCATGCGATCGACTACGCGATCGGGCGGCGCACGCGCTTTTCGCGGAACCTGGCCGCGCAGGGGATGCGCGGGCATACCGAGATCATCGGCTGCCAGGAACTGCGCGCACCGGAGATCGCACGCCACCTGGGGCTGGCGCGCACGGCGCCGGTCTTGCACGTGCAGATGCGCGGGCAGGCCGAGGCCCGCACCATCGACGTTGCCGAGCACTATTTCGATCCGAAGCGCTTCCCGGGCCTCGACGAGGTGCTGCGCGCGCAGCAATCGGTGTCGCGCGCGCTCGCGCACTTCGGCATCGCGGACTACACGCGCAAGTGGTCGCGCATTACCGCCGCCATGCCCAGCGCTCCGGTGGCACGGCTGCTGAACCAGCCCAAGACTCGCCCGGTGCTGCAGGTGGAGGCGCTCAACGTCGATATCGACGGCGCGCCGGTGCAGTACAGCGTGACACGCTTCGCCGGCGACTGGGTCCAGCTGACGGTTTCCGACAGCGACTGA
- a CDS encoding alpha-D-ribose 1-methylphosphonate 5-triphosphate diphosphatase: MHTIIPTQAPQLSGITGRRVLGAAGLGPATLGWHDGIVAPHPPASGLWLDAGDLLVLPGIVDIHGDAFERAVMPRPGVSFPYAGALLDVDRQLLANGITTEFHGVTLSWEGGLRGEAYALRMFEALAQAAPVLGAGHKVHLRFEAFHLAGVETALAWIAEGRVGLLAINDHLPMMARRMADEGKLRQYAERAECDVETFRRRLRAASANAQEVPEAMARLIAAARAAGLPVASHDDPDVATRQHYHRRGCRIAEFPLTIDAATLARQLGDDIVFGAPNVVRGTSHTGAPNATEMVAAGLCTVLASDYYYPAPLQAALRLAQLGMLDLQGAWQLVSRNPARAAGLRDRGMLAAGLRADAILVDDRQPGAPRVCATIVNGELKHAAAMPLLVDLADAGTLAA, encoded by the coding sequence ATGCATACGATCATTCCTACCCAAGCGCCGCAACTGAGCGGCATCACGGGGCGCCGCGTGCTTGGCGCAGCGGGCCTGGGCCCGGCCACGCTCGGCTGGCACGACGGCATCGTTGCCCCGCATCCGCCCGCATCCGGCCTGTGGCTTGACGCAGGCGACCTGCTGGTGCTGCCCGGCATCGTCGATATCCACGGCGACGCGTTCGAGCGCGCGGTGATGCCGCGCCCGGGCGTCAGCTTCCCGTACGCGGGTGCGCTGCTCGACGTGGACCGCCAGTTGCTGGCCAACGGGATTACCACCGAGTTCCATGGCGTGACCCTGTCATGGGAAGGCGGGTTGCGCGGCGAAGCGTATGCGCTGCGCATGTTCGAAGCGCTCGCACAGGCAGCTCCCGTGCTTGGCGCCGGGCACAAGGTACACCTGCGCTTCGAGGCATTCCACCTCGCCGGCGTCGAAACCGCGCTGGCCTGGATCGCCGAAGGCCGTGTCGGGCTGCTCGCCATCAACGACCACCTGCCGATGATGGCGCGCCGCATGGCGGACGAAGGCAAGTTGCGGCAATACGCCGAACGCGCCGAGTGTGACGTCGAGACCTTCCGCCGGCGGCTGCGCGCAGCCAGCGCCAATGCGCAGGAAGTGCCGGAGGCGATGGCTCGCCTTATCGCCGCGGCGCGCGCGGCCGGGCTGCCGGTCGCGTCGCATGACGACCCGGACGTGGCCACGCGCCAGCACTATCACCGCCGTGGCTGCCGCATTGCCGAGTTTCCGCTGACCATCGACGCTGCCACGCTGGCGCGCCAGCTCGGCGACGACATCGTGTTTGGCGCGCCCAACGTGGTGCGCGGCACCAGCCACACCGGCGCGCCCAACGCGACCGAGATGGTGGCCGCCGGCCTGTGCACGGTGCTTGCCTCCGACTACTACTACCCGGCGCCGCTGCAAGCCGCGCTGCGCCTGGCGCAACTGGGCATGCTCGACCTGCAGGGTGCGTGGCAACTGGTGTCGCGCAATCCCGCGCGCGCCGCCGGACTGCGCGATCGTGGCATGCTGGCCGCGGGCCTGCGGGCCGATGCGATCCTGGTCGATGACCGCCAGCCGGGCGCGCCGCGCGTCTGCGCCACTATCGTCAATGGCGAGCTGAAGCATGCGGCGGCGATGCCACTGCTGGTCGATCTTGCCGACGCCGGTACACTGGCGGCATGA
- a CDS encoding DUF1045 domain-containing protein, which produces MTMHAHRYAIYLAPAEPFRTFGNQWLGRDADTGAAPLVPAAFTAPPPEWVRAPAHYGLHATLKPPFRLADGIDATQLDAAARAFARGREAFDAPLALHSLRGFVAWCLAEASSPMQALADDSVLAFERFRAPPGAAELARRKPEQLNEAQRRMLDAWGYPYVFETFVFHITLTGMLDAASEAAALARLSAVVGKLPEVPLHVDGISVFVQPQAGDDFIVGRHYGFDGSINDGAGAAYLDA; this is translated from the coding sequence ATGACCATGCATGCACACCGTTACGCGATATACCTGGCGCCGGCTGAGCCGTTTCGTACCTTCGGCAACCAGTGGCTTGGCCGCGATGCCGATACGGGCGCGGCTCCGCTGGTGCCTGCCGCATTCACTGCGCCGCCTCCGGAGTGGGTGCGGGCGCCGGCCCACTACGGCCTCCATGCCACGCTGAAGCCACCATTCCGGCTTGCCGACGGCATCGACGCCACGCAGCTCGACGCCGCAGCCCGCGCTTTCGCGCGCGGCCGCGAAGCGTTCGACGCGCCGTTGGCGCTGCACTCGCTGCGTGGCTTTGTCGCATGGTGCCTGGCCGAAGCTTCCTCGCCGATGCAGGCGCTGGCCGATGACAGTGTGCTGGCATTCGAGCGCTTCCGGGCGCCGCCCGGCGCGGCGGAACTGGCACGGCGCAAGCCGGAACAGCTGAACGAGGCGCAACGCCGGATGCTCGATGCGTGGGGCTATCCGTACGTGTTCGAGACCTTTGTCTTTCATATCACGCTGACCGGCATGCTTGATGCCGCCAGCGAGGCCGCTGCACTGGCACGCCTGTCCGCTGTGGTGGGCAAGCTGCCGGAAGTGCCGCTGCATGTCGACGGCATCAGCGTGTTCGTGCAGCCGCAGGCTGGCGATGACTTTATCGTCGGGCGCCACTATGGCTTCGATGGCAGCATCAACGATGGCGCCGGTGCGGCGTACCTGGACGCATGA
- the phnN gene encoding phosphonate metabolism protein/1,5-bisphosphokinase (PRPP-forming) PhnN gives MSTRIKTDGSGLFYVMGPSGSGKDSLLRALRERLGPDDRVVVAHRYITREADANEASVALSPDEFQRRRALGCLALNWHSHGLHYGIGVEIEQWLAAGLTVIVNGSREYLPQAVARYPKLCAIHVRVKPEVLAARLRQRGRESEEAIARRLVRAGQAFDVPDGCLLVEIDNSGALRASADDLARVVGVGGD, from the coding sequence ATGAGTACGCGAATCAAAACTGACGGCAGTGGCCTGTTTTACGTGATGGGGCCGTCCGGCAGCGGCAAGGATTCGCTGCTGCGCGCGTTGCGCGAGCGGTTGGGGCCTGATGATCGCGTCGTGGTGGCGCATCGCTATATCACGCGGGAGGCAGATGCCAACGAAGCGTCGGTGGCACTTAGTCCTGATGAGTTTCAGCGCCGGCGGGCGCTTGGGTGCCTGGCGCTGAACTGGCACAGCCATGGGTTGCATTACGGGATTGGGGTCGAGATCGAGCAGTGGCTGGCTGCGGGACTGACGGTGATCGTCAACGGCTCGCGGGAGTATCTGCCGCAGGCGGTGGCGCGCTATCCCAAACTTTGCGCTATCCATGTGCGGGTCAAGCCGGAGGTGCTGGCTGCGCGCCTGCGTCAGCGCGGGCGTGAGTCAGAGGAGGCCATCGCACGGCGGCTTGTGCGGGCCGGGCAGGCGTTTGATGTTCCTGATGGATGTTTGTTGGTAGAGATTGATAACAGTGGGGCGTTGCGGGCGTCGGCGGATGATTTGGCGCGGGTGGTGGGGGTGGGAGGGGATTAG
- a CDS encoding GNAT family N-acetyltransferase, protein MLMRSRSEDCSAAPALALREVRGSDAELRHLSALLASMDGEPPLSLATMRERYATMRRYPDYRCYMMVDADEIPLGTFCLLVFPVIVHDGRPEAIVEAVVVAPHARGMGVGKAMMQQAMRLAREAGAGKLALSSNARRLQAHRFYRGLGFIEHGVSFSVGL, encoded by the coding sequence ATGCTGATGCGTTCCCGCTCCGAGGACTGTTCCGCTGCTCCTGCCCTTGCCTTGCGCGAGGTGCGGGGGTCCGATGCGGAGTTGCGGCACCTTTCCGCACTGCTTGCCTCAATGGATGGCGAGCCGCCGTTGTCTCTGGCGACGATGCGTGAGCGCTATGCGACCATGCGGCGCTATCCGGACTATCGCTGCTACATGATGGTGGATGCTGACGAGATTCCACTTGGCACGTTTTGTTTGCTGGTGTTTCCTGTGATCGTTCATGACGGGCGGCCAGAGGCGATTGTCGAGGCCGTGGTGGTCGCGCCGCACGCGCGTGGCATGGGAGTTGGCAAGGCGATGATGCAGCAGGCTATGCGGCTGGCGCGTGAGGCTGGGGCTGGGAAGCTGGCGCTTTCGTCCAATGCGCGGCGGTTACAGGCGCATCGGTTTTATCGGGGGCTTGGGTTTATTGAGCATGGCGTTAGTTTTAGTGTTGGGCTTTGA
- the phnE gene encoding phosphonate ABC transporter, permease protein PhnE produces MTATATPGLPPSRQNPVRPPRTSLAMMLTWAVVLALLALSWQGADMRPMDLLRDSDNMAKFAADFFPPDFRDWRHYLDEMLVTVQIALWGTAMAVALAVPLGLLCSANIVPVWVYQPARRIMDACRAINEMVFAMLFIVAVGLGPFAGVLAIWIHTTGVLAKLFAEAVEAIDPRPVEGVRATGAGPIEEIVYGVIPQVLPLWLSFALYRFESNVRSASVVGIVGAGGIGTVLWEIIRSFQYGQTCAVMIIIILFVSAIDIISAQIRKVLV; encoded by the coding sequence ATGACCGCCACCGCCACGCCCGGCCTGCCCCCCTCGCGTCAAAATCCTGTCCGGCCGCCGCGCACGTCCCTTGCCATGATGCTGACCTGGGCGGTCGTGCTGGCCTTGCTTGCGCTGTCCTGGCAAGGCGCCGACATGCGCCCGATGGACCTGCTGCGCGATTCCGACAACATGGCGAAATTCGCCGCCGATTTCTTCCCGCCCGACTTCCGCGACTGGCGCCACTACCTGGACGAGATGCTGGTTACTGTCCAGATCGCCTTGTGGGGCACGGCCATGGCGGTCGCGCTGGCGGTGCCGCTGGGCCTGCTGTGCTCGGCCAATATTGTGCCGGTGTGGGTCTACCAGCCGGCGCGCCGCATCATGGACGCTTGCCGCGCCATCAACGAGATGGTGTTCGCGATGCTGTTTATCGTCGCCGTCGGCCTGGGGCCGTTCGCTGGTGTGCTGGCGATCTGGATCCACACCACGGGCGTGCTGGCCAAGCTCTTTGCCGAAGCGGTCGAGGCGATCGACCCGCGGCCGGTCGAAGGCGTGCGCGCCACCGGCGCCGGTCCGATCGAAGAGATCGTCTACGGTGTGATTCCGCAGGTGTTGCCGCTGTGGCTGTCGTTTGCGCTGTATCGCTTCGAGTCGAATGTACGGTCGGCTTCGGTGGTGGGCATTGTCGGCGCCGGCGGCATCGGCACCGTGCTTTGGGAAATCATCCGCAGCTTCCAGTATGGGCAGACCTGCGCGGTGATGATCATCATCATCCTGTTTGTGTCGGCCATCGATATTATTTCTGCGCAGATCCGCAAGGTGCTGGTGTAA
- the phnD gene encoding phosphonate ABC transporter substrate-binding protein, whose protein sequence is MLRRTFVAVVASGLVALPAFAQDAKSLSIGFISTESSSNLKSAWQPLIDDLSKTLGVTVKPFFASDYAGIIEGMRFNKVQIAWFGNKSAMEAVDRANGEVFASVIDKDGNPGYWSLLIVNKDSDIKSVEDVIKRGKELSYGAGDPNSTSGTAVPGFYLWTANKVEPKTLFKAVRIGNHEANLLSVLNKQVDVAVNNTENMERYRINTGKNPYDQVRVLWKSPLIPADPMVYRKDLSPELKKKIQTFFVNYGKGTDAAREKQVLATLTYQGFRTSSDAQLVPIRQIELAREKAKIETDTTLAAADKDKRLADVSRRLAELDKAAAATSAQ, encoded by the coding sequence ATGCTTCGCAGAACCTTTGTCGCCGTCGTCGCTTCTGGCCTGGTCGCCCTGCCCGCCTTCGCCCAGGACGCCAAGAGCCTGAGCATCGGCTTTATCTCGACGGAATCGTCCTCGAACCTGAAAAGCGCCTGGCAGCCGCTGATCGACGATCTCAGCAAGACGCTGGGCGTGACGGTCAAGCCGTTCTTCGCCTCGGACTATGCCGGCATCATCGAAGGCATGCGCTTCAACAAGGTCCAGATCGCCTGGTTCGGCAACAAGTCCGCGATGGAAGCGGTGGACCGCGCCAACGGCGAAGTGTTCGCCTCGGTGATCGACAAGGACGGCAACCCGGGCTACTGGTCGCTGCTGATCGTCAACAAAGACAGCGACATCAAGAGCGTCGAGGACGTGATCAAGCGCGGCAAGGAGCTGAGCTACGGCGCCGGCGATCCCAACTCTACCTCCGGTACCGCGGTGCCGGGCTTCTACCTGTGGACCGCCAACAAGGTCGAGCCGAAAACGCTGTTCAAGGCGGTGCGCATCGGCAACCACGAAGCCAACCTGCTGTCGGTGCTGAACAAGCAAGTTGACGTGGCGGTGAACAACACCGAGAACATGGAGCGCTACCGCATCAACACGGGCAAGAATCCCTATGACCAGGTACGCGTGCTGTGGAAGTCGCCGCTGATCCCGGCCGATCCGATGGTCTACCGCAAGGACCTGTCGCCCGAGCTGAAGAAGAAGATCCAGACCTTCTTCGTCAACTATGGCAAAGGTACCGACGCCGCGCGCGAAAAGCAGGTGCTGGCCACGCTGACCTACCAGGGCTTCCGCACCTCCAGCGACGCGCAGCTGGTGCCGATCCGCCAGATCGAACTGGCGCGCGAGAAGGCCAAGATCGAGACCGACACCACGCTGGCCGCCGCCGACAAGGACAAGCGCCTCGCCGACGTCTCGCGCCGCCTGGCCGAGCTGGACAAGGCCGCTGCCGCGACCAGCGCGCAATAA
- the phnC gene encoding phosphonate ABC transporter ATP-binding protein: MTHTIEVRGLSKSFRADRKALDEVTLRVAPGEMVALLGASGSGKSTLLRHMAGFVTADAGEILVNGRPVQRNGRLARNVRQVRGEIGFVFQQFNLVGRLPVITNVLVGMLARIPKWRSLFRIFKADELRAGLDALAQVGIDDYAFQRASTLSGGQQQRAAIARTLVQNARVILADEPIASLDPESSRRVMSLLTQINRTRKVAVVVSLHQVDVAMRYCPRVVALRHGKVVYDGPSAALTPAMLRDLYGTEADELLHDAATDADETAPAMPAPAMVTMNLAAA, from the coding sequence ATGACCCACACAATTGAAGTCCGCGGGCTCTCCAAATCGTTCCGCGCGGACCGCAAGGCGCTTGACGAGGTCACGCTGCGCGTTGCCCCCGGCGAAATGGTTGCACTGCTGGGTGCCTCGGGATCGGGCAAGTCGACGCTGCTGCGCCATATGGCCGGCTTCGTCACCGCCGATGCCGGCGAGATCCTGGTCAACGGCCGCCCGGTGCAGCGCAATGGCCGCCTGGCCCGCAACGTGCGCCAGGTGCGCGGCGAGATCGGCTTCGTCTTCCAGCAGTTCAACCTGGTGGGCCGGCTGCCGGTGATCACCAATGTGCTGGTCGGCATGCTGGCCCGCATCCCCAAATGGCGCAGCCTGTTCCGTATCTTCAAGGCCGATGAACTACGCGCCGGCCTCGATGCGCTTGCCCAGGTTGGTATAGACGACTATGCGTTTCAGCGCGCCTCGACGCTGTCGGGCGGCCAGCAGCAACGCGCGGCCATCGCGCGCACGCTGGTGCAGAACGCGCGCGTGATCCTGGCCGACGAGCCGATTGCCTCGCTCGACCCGGAATCGTCGCGCCGCGTGATGTCGCTGCTCACGCAGATCAACCGCACGCGCAAGGTGGCGGTGGTGGTATCGCTGCACCAGGTGGACGTGGCCATGCGCTACTGCCCGCGCGTGGTGGCGCTGCGCCACGGCAAGGTGGTCTATGACGGCCCCTCGGCGGCGCTGACGCCGGCCATGCTGCGCGACCTGTACGGCACCGAGGCCGACGAGCTGCTGCACGATGCCGCAACGGATGCGGACGAAACCGCCCCGGCAATGCCCGCGCCCGCGATGGTCACGATGAACCTGGCGGCGGCCTGA
- a CDS encoding DUF1345 domain-containing protein, translating to MHTPSSIAIGKRLAPPRFLVCGAILIVATGAAAALGAQLRIALLIGFDIAALVFLGAALPLLRADAAAMRRTAELNDANRPALLAITVLLSMVILVSIGTLVARPETPHWMDVALIVATLILSWLFANTVFTLHYAHLFYLQSPTGDRRGLEVPGVREPSYWDFLYFSFTLGMTFQTSDITIHGAHMRKVALAHCMAAFLFNMGILAFTVNALGGL from the coding sequence ATGCACACACCTTCTTCCATTGCCATCGGCAAACGCCTCGCGCCGCCGCGCTTCCTGGTGTGCGGCGCCATCCTGATCGTCGCGACCGGCGCCGCGGCAGCGCTCGGCGCGCAGCTGCGCATCGCGCTGCTGATCGGCTTCGATATCGCCGCCCTGGTCTTCCTTGGCGCAGCACTGCCGCTGTTGCGTGCCGATGCCGCCGCGATGCGGCGCACCGCAGAGCTCAACGACGCCAACCGGCCCGCGCTGCTGGCCATCACCGTGCTGCTGTCGATGGTCATCCTGGTATCGATCGGCACGCTGGTCGCGCGCCCGGAGACGCCACACTGGATGGATGTCGCGCTGATCGTCGCCACGCTGATCCTGTCCTGGCTCTTCGCCAATACCGTCTTCACGCTGCACTATGCGCATCTCTTCTACCTGCAGTCTCCCACCGGCGACCGGCGCGGGCTGGAGGTGCCCGGCGTGCGGGAGCCCAGCTACTGGGACTTCCTGTATTTCAGTTTCACGCTGGGCATGACGTTCCAGACGTCGGACATCACTATCCACGGCGCGCATATGCGCAAGGTGGCGCTGGCGCACTGCATGGCCGCGTTCCTGTTCAACATGGGAATCCTGGCGTTCACCGTGAACGCGCTCGGCGGCTTGTAG
- a CDS encoding tripartite tricarboxylate transporter substrate-binding protein, with protein sequence MVVGALGLAFAGGVQAADAYPSKPITLVVPFSAGGPTDVVSRALGQAMSKDLGQSVVVENRLGAGGTVGAAFVARAQPDGYTILIHHNGMATAPALYKKLSYSPLKDFEYIGQVADVPMTLLGRKDLPPANAAELVKYVSQNKDKVSLANAGLGAVSQLCGLLFEEALHVKMTAVPYQGTGPAMTALLGGQVDLLCDQTTSTLPHINANRVKLYGVTTPNRIKALPNAPTLQEGGLKGFSMKVWHGVYAPKGTPPAVVARLNKALQQALKDPVVAKRLDDLGAEIVPADKQTPEGLKTWLKAESDKWQPLLKTMKIEAD encoded by the coding sequence ATGGTGGTCGGAGCGCTTGGCCTGGCGTTCGCCGGCGGGGTGCAGGCTGCGGATGCCTATCCGTCCAAGCCGATCACGCTGGTGGTGCCGTTCTCGGCAGGCGGGCCCACCGATGTCGTGTCGCGCGCACTCGGCCAGGCGATGTCCAAAGACCTGGGCCAGAGCGTGGTGGTGGAAAACCGCCTGGGCGCTGGCGGGACCGTCGGGGCGGCGTTCGTGGCGCGCGCGCAGCCGGATGGCTACACCATCCTGATCCATCACAACGGCATGGCCACCGCGCCGGCGCTGTACAAGAAGCTGTCGTACAGCCCGCTGAAGGATTTTGAATATATCGGACAGGTTGCCGATGTGCCGATGACGCTGCTCGGCCGCAAGGACCTGCCGCCGGCCAATGCGGCCGAACTGGTGAAGTACGTGTCGCAGAACAAGGACAAGGTGTCGCTGGCGAATGCCGGCCTCGGCGCCGTGTCGCAACTGTGCGGCCTGTTGTTCGAGGAAGCGTTGCACGTCAAGATGACCGCTGTCCCGTACCAGGGGACGGGGCCCGCGATGACGGCCCTGCTGGGCGGCCAGGTCGACCTGCTGTGCGACCAGACCACCTCCACGTTGCCGCATATCAACGCCAACCGCGTCAAGCTGTATGGCGTGACGACCCCCAATCGCATCAAGGCGCTGCCCAATGCGCCGACGCTGCAGGAGGGCGGATTGAAGGGCTTTTCCATGAAGGTCTGGCATGGTGTCTACGCGCCCAAGGGCACGCCGCCGGCCGTGGTGGCGCGGCTGAACAAGGCATTGCAGCAGGCACTGAAGGATCCGGTGGTCGCCAAGCGCCTCGATGACCTGGGCGCCGAGATCGTGCCCGCCGACAAGCAGACGCCGGAGGGGCTGAAGACCTGGCTCAAGGCCGAAAGCGACAAGTGGCAGCCGCTGCTGAAGACGATGAAGATCGAGGCCGACTGA